One Ethanoligenens harbinense YUAN-3 genomic window carries:
- a CDS encoding class I SAM-dependent methyltransferase, which yields MMDKAHQNANRFSNFAGLYDRVRPALPPDARAILLQYLGHRPTTLVDIGCGTGLSTAAWADYADAVVGVEPSADMLARARARTAGQPSIRFVQAYSDATGLPDESVDLVTCSQSFHWMNPEKTIPEIARILKTDGVFAAFDCDWPPVCNWKAEQAYEKLFFFLHRMQAENPKTQGHYTHWDKSKHLENLQNSGTFRYAREVLFSQTEETDAERFLGLALSQGDLQHLLETGVEEARTLYTAFEEKVRTAMGKKRVAIRFCYRMRLAVK from the coding sequence ATGATGGATAAAGCACACCAAAATGCCAATCGCTTCTCGAACTTTGCCGGTCTTTACGACCGGGTGCGCCCTGCCCTGCCACCGGACGCACGCGCCATCCTGCTGCAATATCTCGGGCACCGGCCGACGACTCTGGTGGATATCGGCTGCGGCACCGGCCTGTCCACCGCAGCTTGGGCCGACTATGCCGATGCGGTCGTAGGGGTGGAACCAAGCGCCGACATGCTCGCACGCGCGCGCGCACGCACAGCGGGGCAGCCGTCCATCCGCTTTGTGCAGGCTTATTCGGATGCCACCGGCCTGCCGGACGAGAGTGTGGACCTTGTGACCTGCTCCCAGTCTTTCCACTGGATGAACCCGGAGAAAACCATTCCGGAGATCGCGCGCATCCTCAAAACGGACGGCGTGTTCGCCGCGTTCGACTGCGACTGGCCGCCCGTCTGCAACTGGAAAGCCGAGCAGGCCTACGAGAAACTGTTTTTCTTTCTGCACCGCATGCAGGCGGAAAACCCAAAAACCCAAGGGCACTATACGCACTGGGACAAAAGCAAGCACCTTGAAAACCTGCAAAACAGCGGAACATTCCGCTATGCGCGCGAGGTGCTGTTCTCACAGACGGAAGAAACAGACGCTGAACGGTTCCTTGGTCTGGCGCTCAGCCAAGGCGATCTTCAGCACCTGCTGGAAACCGGTGTGGAAGAGGCACGGACACTTTACACCGCTTTTGAAGAAAAGGTCCGCACCGCCATGGGGAAAAAACGTGTCGCCATCCGTTTTTGTTATCGAATGCGGCTGGCAGTCAAATAA